GACAGTATGATTAACCGGGTGTTTGCCTAAGGGTTTTTTACATTTTGCAAGCTATAGGTCATATTAGTAAATTTATATTCAAAAATAGtttgttattatatatatatattgtgttaTATAATTCATATTTTGTTTATCTATTTACCTATGTTAAGAGAAGATTAATGAAGGTTGCTGAGGAAAGGATGACACCATTCACATCTGGCACCAACTTTAGAGTCGATTTCATAATAAATCGGTGGTCAATGGGAGGATGCTTTGATATTGGTCAATGTGTTCTCAATGTGATGATGCTTTGGAAGTGTTTTTCGGTTTTGTTTTTGACAAAGGGTGGAAGGGGGTCTAACTTATGGGAAACGCTTGTGCCTGGCCGACCAGCGGAAACTTCACCCGGTCACACGCGAGCCACGTGACCGAGGCGCATCATACATCTCGCGCATCTCTGTGCCCCACCTTATCTTCTTTCTTCATCTACCTTCTTCCTCCTGatccccttctctctttctctctcaaccGCATCCACGCACGGTGGTGGCCACGCTCCTCGCCTTCCTCCTTCAGATCCCACCACCGGCTAGCCCCAATCCCGCGCAGGTCCCTACCTCCAACCTCAGCGGCCACCCGCACTTCTTCCGCTACCCCTGGCTGCAGATTCCTTCCGCCCCGGCGAGCCAGAGTTGGAAATCGCCTAGTACTCGCCCTAAATTAAACCATGGCCCAGTTATTTTGTTCCTTCACTCAAAGCCTAATGCCGACACACACCCAATTTCCCCCGAACCCCATGGAGGCACGGACAATCTCGCCGGCGGCTGCAGCCGTGCCGCTTCCCCCAGACGATCTCCTCCGGGAGATATTCCTGCGCCTACCGCCGGAGCCGATCCACCTCTTCTGCGCATCCTTCGTCTGCAAGCACTGGCGCGGCCTCGTCCACGACGCCCGTTTCCTCCGCCGCTTCCGCGATTTCCATGGCGGCACGCCTCCCGTGCTTGGCTTCTTCAACCAGACAGGGCCTCCCTTCTTTGTCCCCACCTCAGGCGACTTCGCGCTTTCCACCGCCACGATGTCCCCAGATGAGTGGTGGGCCCTCGACTGCCGCCACGGCCGCGCCCTCGTTGAGAGCTGCCGCACTGGGACGCTGCTCGTCTGGGACCTCGTGAGCGGCGACAAGCAGTACCTGCCGCTCCCGGCGCAGGACTATTCTCTGTACAATGGTGCGGTTCTATGCGCGGCTGGTCACGCCGACCACCGCGACTGCCATCCGTGCCCGTTTCTCGTGGTGTTCATGTTCAGTGACGACAGAGATTTCATCACCTCCGCATGCGTCTTCTCGTCCGAGACAGGTGTCTGGGGTGAGATCACTTCGATTGTTATACCAGATGCATTAGTTCTGCCAAAGCCGACGGCTCTGGTTGGAAACACAATCTACTTCCTGTTGGATGACAATAGCATCATTGAGTTTGTTTTGGATAAGCATGCCTTGGGTTTAGTTGAGGAGGTGCCATGTACCTACGATCAGATTATCATCATGCCAACAGAGGATGGATGCCTTGGTTTAGCTGGAGTGGAACGATCCAATTTCAACCTTAATCTGTGGTCAAAGGTGGCAAGCATTGACGGGGCGGTGACA
Above is a window of Triticum dicoccoides isolate Atlit2015 ecotype Zavitan chromosome 5B, WEW_v2.0, whole genome shotgun sequence DNA encoding:
- the LOC119310572 gene encoding uncharacterized protein LOC119310572, with the protein product MEARTISPAAAAVPLPPDDLLREIFLRLPPEPIHLFCASFVCKHWRGLVHDARFLRRFRDFHGGTPPVLGFFNQTGPPFFVPTSGDFALSTATMSPDEWWALDCRHGRALVESCRTGTLLVWDLVSGDKQYLPLPAQDYSLYNGAVLCAAGHADHRDCHPCPFLVVFMFSDDRDFITSACVFSSETGVWGEITSIVIPDALVLPKPTALVGNTIYFLLDDNSIIEFVLDKHALGLVEEVPCTYDQIIIMPTEDGCLGLAGVERSNFNLNLWSKVASIDGAVTWTHQRVIELRKILAPEAVSVCMAGGIGAHAVGCAVDADVIFIDVYPSIYMIHLKSMKIKEVSKERIGRQYVFPYTSFYVPGITIRGANDQVELLNNS